The genomic window tattttggtgacagggtagattcaaactcagaagatgacaacaaagtcaatactgttgCTTCCAGAGAgtctgagaaaaaaatattaagtgctCTCAAGCCACTTAAAAATTAATGGGGgaaatcaaaaaggattttagaaatcaaataagagaggtagaagaaaattgggaaaacaaatgAGGGTGATatcaaaatcatgaaaaaagagtcaacatcttggtaaaggaggcacaaataTCCAAAGAGAAGAattccttaaaaagcagaattagccaaatgaaaaatatattttaaaattcatgaaagagaaaaacttcttaaaagacagaattggtcctttggaaaaagaggtacaaatgtTTGTTGAGGAAAAGAACACTTTACaaaatagaattggtcaaatgaaaaagTAGGTACCAAATCTCActtaagaaaatcatgtcttaaaaattagaattgtgcaaatggaaactaatgattccatgagacatcaagaaataatcaaacaaagtcaaaagaatgaaaaactagaagaaaatgtaaaatatttcatggggaaaacaactgacctgaaaattTCTACTAAATGTTCAAATCGATTATAATGCAAAAATTTGTGCTcacatgagataatgtatgtaaaacccTTCAAACATGATACTTTGATTGCTCTAAGATAACAAGGACATGGATTCTTCCTGTAACATTGCAGAATACAACTCATCTTCACCCCTGTGTAACCATTGACCACAAATTGCTCATGATTTTCAACCATCTGGATTATTTGGATTGTGTAAATAAAAATGGAGCATACTGATATTCTCCTTTTTATTacgtgaaaaaaaaaaagaaatccactgGACAAGGGGAGTTCTTAAATTCAAGCAGGAAGCAGGCTGCTCTCTCTGAGCTTCCAGACCTGGACTGACTGGTTCTCTAAGCTGTTCAGGCACCAGCTTATCTTGGTTCTTGATCTAAGGTAtgccttagccagccagaagAAGAATCATTTCTACTTACGCTGATACCTTTCAATCTCTCActgttttcccctctctctttttttattaataaatacttataaatatgGTGCTGAGTCTCTTGTACCATCTTGTATTTGTTACTGAGATTTTGGTGAGTCAGgctggaaaaatggaaagagtggCAGTGTAAGGAAAGCCTGAAGCTCAAATTAGATCTTCTGAGAAGCAATTGTATGACATGTAAGAGATTTATAACCTTTTAGCCATGCTACTACCAACactctgttaaaagggaatttagaagAACCCCTGGGATAATGGGATGTAGGTTAGTTTGTGTGAGCTGGTGAACCAACGCTCAAAAACACTTCCTCTCTGTTTAGACAGAGTGCTGAAGCTGCCCTCTGTCTGGGACTAGAACCCTAATGGTGAGCTAGATGAAGTAGAAGATTGTTAAAAGGATAAAAGGGAGACCCCCCTAGGAGACGTTGTTTAAGGCTGGTCAAAATGGATTGACTAGTTGACCTCAGGGGGGAACCCCTTCTTCTTGACAGAAAGACAACAGCTGCTCTCTCTGTCCCTATAGAATAGGGTGGAAGCAAAGGATAAGCAAAGGTCTGAACCAGGATAGAGAGACTGCAGGAAAGAGAATTGACTTTTGGTCAGGACTTCGCTTAATTGACCTTCCCCAAATGTTCCTTGCTGACCAAATGCTGCTAGAGGGAAAGCAATAATGAACACCCCAAGATTTGACTGAACTTGGGGTAAAAGAGAGCTCTCCCCCTCTAAGAAACTCTTCCCCCTTCAAGCCCCTTTCACCCTCCAAAATATTATCTGACTGTTTGGTTATCAACTCAAAGGTggtttaataaacaaatattaatatttaattaataaacaaaaaaggaaaggattggGAGAGAGGAACTTGGAGTGCCCTAGTCTAAAACACAGAGTGGTATAGGATCCCTTTTGGCCAAAAGCCAAAGGCCCTGGCCTGGAAGCTTTCTTTGACCTTTTTCTTCCCCTATGCGGCTAACCTAAGCTAGTAATGACAGATTACAAATGTCTTTAGCTGTTGCTAGCACAGAGAGAGTAGTTTCTTTCTTCAGGCCTGGTTCTGTCTGGCTCTCCCAGCAAAATCCCTCAGGAGACTGAAAGTTCATTCAGTCCACTTATTGTTTTGCTATCCACGAGCAACAGGTATAATCCACAAGCTttgtgatcaaaggaaaaggTTGGGAAATCCTCAGGGATTGTTGGGATTCAATCCTGAGGTGGCAATAGGAGCTCTGTTCAATCCAGGGTCCAGGAACAAATTCCTCCAATCAGACAGTTTTTTCCCAGAAGTCTCTGCTCTTCACTCATGCCTCTcctcaacattccatctcctctcTGTGCAAAATCCCACTTAGGAGCTCTTAAAACATATGAAGACTTGTTGATTGTGCTGTGTCATCCTTTAGGCTGTTTCCAATTTGCCTTGTGCTTCTCCTGCTCTTCATCACAACTATGCATTAAGACACCCATGGTGAACTGTAGATATTTGACATCATtaaccataaaaaataaattatcaagttctaaaaatgtctaaaaatgaagaggggaagaaaagtctaggattttgctttttttttcccttcacattgtcttcttccttttctacaTAGTGACTACTTCAGGAAGCTtgttaaaagtttttctttttcttattccttgtctcttttcattttctttttttaatgggcaTACTGTCTACTCCCGTAGTAATGTTCAGAACAAGACATAAATGGATTGAATTGGTGAAAGGTTCTCAAAAAAATACTCAAGATCTTGCTACAAGGAGGTAAGATGTGATGGcattgtaatgtaagaaagagagatccagggggttgCAATCAGAAGTCATGCTGAAGGAGAGATCAACTGAAGAGCAGCCAAGGAGGAGCAGAGAGAAAAGCCTGGGAGTTCTAAAGGGGTTAGAACTCAAGTCAACTGTCAACAGTTTTCTTCCAGCcttggaggtggaggaggaagatagttttcctggaagctgagaaagagcccatccatGTGGGACCTGTCattccttctgggaccccaaaatacctccactaagactcttcaagaacagctaccTTATTTATCAagggggttttggatttggaatcactctggccagagccatccagatctttcactgagatttctctctctccctggcctgttcctggactcctgaattaagagatagttagctgaggaatagggattCACCATCAACTGGCCAGAAGAGGTTTCAAGGCACTTAGCCTTGAACCCTGAGAACTTGGGGGGCAGTCTGCCAGAGGGCACAAGCATTAGGGTTTCCTTCTCCtcactttccttgcctgacacccttacctctccttccctgtgtaaatccaaataaattatttactaCTTTATCAGGTCTGGCTGGCTTCTGATACTAggaaaaggggacagaagatttggggaaaatcaCATCTCTCCCCCGAAAtggggaaggttagctcaggatcccagtgatccaaactgcctCACCCAAGGAATAACATCTCTCCTTGATTGTGGGGTGATCCCAGGTTTCTAAAGGGAAGTGATAGTGGGTGTCCCTAAGGAGACAAGAGGAAGAagaatccatcctgcctctcaacaatagctgggaccaaagggaaggcagtgggtcatcttaccaaagctctctgagcctctgaggagacatattccttCTGTCAGGGAGACAAAACTTGGCTACCTCTCTCtcagaaaagagagggggaagaagaatctcctcaccctctctccccatttccctcctctctcttcttccattccCCTATTCCCTCTCACTCTTTCTATTACAGCATAAACATCTAAAAGATATCTGTTCTCCCTCCAAAACACAGGTTAGGCAAGTTCTTATTCCTGCCAGGTGACAGTGATTCCTGGTATTTGATTATCCCAGGGGACATATATCAAGCTCTCCCTTCCATTGATAAACTTTATTGGTAGTTTCTGGCCACATCAATGTGCCTTCCTTATGAACTAAGAGCATCAAAAGACTCATTGTCACAAAGTCATATTTTGGGGGGGATTCTAATCTGAGTAATTCACCACTCCCTGACCTGTTCACCAGATATGTTTCTATATTAAGATAGAAGTCTACCCAGATAAAGTTCTGTGGCTGTGAATCTCCTAGTTCTAATATCTAACCTGATCTAATAAGTTAGCTTCCTGAGTTGGACATACTCCTACGTGTCATTTCTACAATGTAATATGATTTTATGGGACAGACACTTTATTGATGAAATTAATGAtgttttgatatattttatatcatctctTCTGTATTATCAATTTCTTTTCAATAGAACCAAAATAAAATTCACCATTTGCTATGGTTGAAAGACGTTTCCATGGATTTAATACATGTATTCTAGGAGATATTTTGCCATTCTTTTACCTAAGCAATCACAATGCCCAGCTTatagatttcctttccttttaaaaaatttaaaccctcaccttctgtcttggaatgaatactgtgtattggttccaaggcagaagactggcaagggctaggcaatgggggtcaagtgacttgcccagcatcacacagctgggaagtgtctgaggccagatttgaatttaggacctcccctctctagggtgactctcaatccactaagccacccagctgccccctatagatTTCAATATTGAAAAATCAAAGATAGTAGTGATGGGTAACTTGTTAGGTGTGTTGTAATTTCCTAGAGAATAGCATTACTATAATCCTGCCTCCTTCAACATacaaattagaaattgagggggatAGCTAACCAACCTGGCAGCAAAGCCAATAGCAATGGATTTTCATTTGAAAAGTAAGTTTTGCAGAGGGAAATGGATTATGGAATGTTTGGCCAATGGACTGATTAAAAGGACTGAGGGAATAAAGATTTGAGCTTCcaagcatattgatttattaagctaGATAGACTTTTGTTCCTTAAAAGAAGGCAATTGACAGGAAATTAGGTCATCTGAattctaattggaggaaatatTGGGAATTTTCCAAGAATGGAGGTAGAGAGGTATATTTCACTGAAATAAAAAGAGAGGTCTCTTATGCCACATCCCTCCAAGTGTCTGTCAATCAAAGGAATAAGGAAACTGCACATGATTGATTAGTATGAATACAGTTGGAAGATATGACAAATGTTTTGCTTGAGATGACAATtttgagaaaactccttgcattaGTCCTTTGATCTGACTGGCTTTCTGGTCAATATAACCTACATCCTTAGTTAAAGGACTCTGAGGAAGACATACAGACAGTTCAGCTTCCGGGCCACCCTGGGCAAGATTCAAACAATGCAGTAAAATTTTCTAACAATTCTTAtgattgaataaagttttctaaaaagacagaaattggactagtctcctaattgaatagaaagagaattaaGTTAGATACAGAATTTAGTTACAAGATTAAGTTAATGTAGTTCTTTCAATTCCCACACTTCTTTCAAATGTGAATGGGTCTAGGAGAATGACTTCAGTGAGGGGGTTTTAGGACAATTGGCTAAAGTGGGAACACTGAACTGATTTGGAGGAGTTTatatgagaagaaaggaagaaaagacaccgagaagatatatatgatataattccAAAGTAGAAAATAAACTCCTTCTATCTACCTCTGGCATCTAATGCAGCATATTTTTGATGGTATGTAATTATTATTTGATGAATGAAAATTAAACACACAAAAGTCATGGCTTTACCTCCTTCCCAATATTTTCCAAAGCTCATTTTCATTTCATAGAAAATCCGTTCCTTTAGTGgacaaagaaaagttaaaattgTATCTTGCTTGATGCTACATAGACGTGTTATGCATTGTGCATCTCATAATTTTCTTTAGTACATCCTTAACATCCTTATTCCTCAGACTGTAGATTAGAGGATTCAACATGGGGATAACCGTGGTATAAAATACTGAGGCTACCTTCTCCTGAGTCATGTTACTGCTTGATGGTGGCTTGAGATACATGAAAATCATAGTGCCATAAAAGATAGCAACAGCTGCCAGGTGGGAGCTGCAGGTACTGAATGCTTTAGACCTTCCTTCAGCAGACTGAATGCTAAGGATGCTGGAAAGGATGAAAGCATAAGAGATGAAGATGGCAATAGTGGTTGAAAATACATTGAACATACCAACAACCACCAATAGCAGCTCATTGAGATAGGTGCTAGAGCAGGAGAGCTTCAGAAGTGGTATGATATCACAGAAATAATGTTTAATGATATTAGGACCACAAAAGGACAATCTGACCATGCAACTTGTGTGAACCAGAGCAGCAAAGGTACCCATAGTATATACTGCTGTGGCCAAAAAGCAGCAGACACATGGAGACATGATAACATTATAGAGTAG from Monodelphis domestica isolate mMonDom1 chromosome 4, mMonDom1.pri, whole genome shotgun sequence includes these protein-coding regions:
- the LOC100619741 gene encoding olfactory receptor 8D1, giving the protein MASLNHSTVTLFILEGLTDQPELQVFLFVLFLGIYVVTVVGNLGMILLIGIGPQLKSPMYYFLSNLSFVDLCYSSAITPKLLVNFIEDKNIISYNECMTQLFFFCFFIVSECFMLTAMAYDRYVAICSPLLYNVIMSPCVCCFLATAVYTMGTFAALVHTSCMVRLSFCGPNIIKHYFCDIIPLLKLSCSSTYLNELLLVVVGMFNVFSTTIAIFISYAFILSSILSIQSAEGRSKAFSTCSSHLAAVAIFYGTMIFMYLKPPSSSNMTQEKVASVFYTTVIPMLNPLIYSLRNKDVKDVLKKIMRCTMHNTSM